A region of Streptomyces sp. R44 DNA encodes the following proteins:
- a CDS encoding amidohydrolase: protein MTRTATLFHDVRPLGAPPQDLIAVDGLLVAEVPEGATVERIDGHGRLALPTLVDAHIHPDKTSWGEPWHSRRPAHGIAEFVAGDVELARALPASVAERALRLMSHAAAQGTRAMRAHADVAPAYGLSGIEGVAEAARKLAGIVDVELVAFPQHGVVRTQGVAELLAEAAASGLVTHIGGIDPAGFDAEGGREGDQLGTVFGLAEKYGLGLDVHLHDRGEQGLAPLRDIAARTRALGLQGRVSVAHAFAVAGLSGAELDETADLLAEAGIALTTVALSVTTILPFRRLAERGVKVGLGSDGVRDSWSPFGDADMLHRAWLAAWALDARLDEELEGCFRLAADGGADLLGLPKADLRPGSPADFMLLDGECLPQAVVDLPRRDVVVRAGRVVARDGRLV, encoded by the coding sequence GTGACCCGCACCGCCACCCTCTTCCACGACGTCCGCCCCCTCGGCGCCCCGCCCCAGGACCTGATCGCCGTGGACGGACTGCTCGTGGCGGAGGTCCCGGAGGGTGCCACCGTCGAGCGCATCGACGGCCACGGCCGCCTCGCCCTCCCCACCCTGGTGGACGCGCACATCCACCCCGACAAGACCTCCTGGGGCGAGCCCTGGCACAGCCGCCGCCCCGCGCACGGCATCGCCGAGTTCGTCGCCGGTGACGTGGAGCTGGCCCGCGCCCTGCCGGCCTCGGTGGCCGAGCGGGCGCTGCGGCTCATGTCGCACGCCGCCGCGCAGGGCACCCGGGCGATGCGGGCCCACGCGGACGTGGCCCCGGCGTACGGGCTCTCCGGGATCGAGGGGGTCGCCGAGGCGGCCCGGAAGCTCGCCGGGATCGTCGACGTGGAGCTGGTCGCCTTCCCGCAGCACGGGGTGGTCCGGACGCAGGGCGTGGCCGAGCTCCTGGCGGAGGCCGCGGCGAGCGGGCTGGTGACCCACATCGGCGGCATCGACCCGGCCGGGTTCGACGCGGAGGGCGGCCGGGAGGGCGACCAGCTCGGCACGGTCTTCGGGCTGGCCGAGAAGTACGGGCTCGGGCTGGACGTCCACCTCCACGACCGGGGCGAGCAGGGCCTCGCGCCGCTGCGGGACATCGCCGCCCGGACCAGGGCCCTCGGGCTCCAGGGCCGGGTGAGCGTGGCGCACGCCTTCGCCGTCGCCGGCCTCTCGGGCGCGGAGCTCGACGAGACGGCGGACCTGCTCGCGGAGGCGGGGATCGCGCTCACCACGGTCGCGCTGTCCGTGACGACGATCCTGCCGTTCCGGCGGCTCGCCGAGCGCGGGGTGAAGGTCGGTCTGGGCTCGGACGGGGTCCGGGACAGCTGGAGCCCGTTCGGCGACGCGGACATGCTGCACCGAGCCTGGCTCGCCGCCTGGGCCCTGGACGCGCGGCTCGACGAGGAGCTCGAGGGCTGCTTCCGGCTCGCCGCCGACGGGGGCGCGGATCTCCTTGGCCTGCCGAAGGCGGACCTGCGGCCGGGCTCCCCCGCCGACTTCATGCTGCTCGACGGCGAGTGCCTGCCGCAGGCGGTGGTGGACCTGCCCCGCCGTGACGTGGTGGTCCGCGCGGGCCGGGTGGTGGCGCGGGACGGCCGCCTGGTGTGA
- a CDS encoding APC family permease, with translation MTTDTTPRTSSDKAAAGRLAAGRIGTFDLVFFVVAAAAPLTVLAGVAPFAIGIGGPGAPLAYLVSGVLLALFAAGFTAMSLHVRNAGAFYAYVARGLGRTLGVGTAYVAVVSYNLVTPGVAAAFGYFAAGSVRDATGADVPWWLLSGLCVLAVGVLGWLKVTLSAKVLGVALVLEVLSLVVMDGGILGDRGTAALDTASFAPSTLAAGGVAGMFVLVIGAFTGFEATAIFAEEVREPRRTVPRATFIAIGFLAVFYSLGCWLIMGAFGTDRAVELARAADGPELTFRAAELYAGPWLADAMHGLVIVSAFAATLAFHNAGARYLYALGREGLLPRRLGTVSGKHGSPGGAVVAQTGFNLAIVGAGALLAADPYGEVFLWTNSVGVLGIMGMQALAALAVWAYFRRDRMGLSAARVVWAPLISCAGLALLTVLAVVHFDLLTGRTGAVNTALLVPLPVVLAAGLLVALRIRRRDPERYASLTTVDVERD, from the coding sequence ATGACCACCGACACCACCCCTCGTACGTCCTCCGACAAGGCCGCGGCCGGTCGGCTCGCCGCCGGCCGGATCGGCACCTTCGACCTCGTCTTCTTCGTCGTGGCCGCCGCCGCGCCGCTCACCGTCCTCGCCGGCGTCGCCCCCTTCGCCATCGGCATCGGCGGCCCCGGAGCCCCGCTCGCCTACCTCGTCTCCGGCGTCCTGCTCGCCCTCTTCGCCGCCGGGTTCACCGCGATGAGCCTGCACGTCCGCAACGCCGGCGCCTTCTACGCCTACGTCGCCCGCGGCCTCGGCCGCACCCTCGGCGTCGGCACCGCCTACGTCGCCGTCGTCTCGTACAACCTCGTCACGCCCGGAGTCGCCGCCGCCTTCGGCTACTTCGCCGCCGGATCCGTCCGCGACGCCACCGGCGCCGACGTGCCCTGGTGGCTGCTGTCCGGGCTCTGCGTCCTCGCCGTCGGCGTGCTCGGCTGGCTGAAGGTCACGCTCAGCGCCAAGGTCCTCGGCGTCGCCCTGGTCCTGGAGGTCCTCTCGCTCGTCGTCATGGACGGCGGCATCCTCGGCGACCGCGGCACCGCCGCCCTCGACACCGCCTCCTTCGCCCCCTCCACCCTCGCCGCCGGCGGCGTCGCCGGCATGTTCGTCCTCGTCATCGGCGCCTTCACCGGCTTCGAGGCCACCGCGATCTTCGCCGAGGAAGTGCGCGAACCCCGCAGGACCGTGCCCCGGGCCACCTTCATCGCGATCGGCTTCCTCGCCGTCTTCTACTCCCTCGGCTGCTGGCTGATCATGGGCGCCTTCGGCACCGACAGGGCCGTCGAACTCGCCCGCGCCGCCGACGGACCCGAACTCACCTTCCGGGCCGCCGAGCTGTACGCGGGACCCTGGCTGGCGGACGCCATGCACGGGCTCGTCATCGTCAGCGCCTTCGCCGCCACGCTCGCCTTCCACAACGCCGGAGCCCGCTACCTGTACGCCCTCGGCCGCGAGGGCCTGCTGCCCCGCCGCCTCGGCACCGTCTCCGGGAAGCACGGCTCGCCCGGCGGCGCCGTCGTCGCCCAGACCGGCTTCAACCTGGCGATCGTCGGCGCCGGGGCGCTCCTCGCCGCCGACCCGTACGGCGAGGTCTTCCTCTGGACCAACAGCGTCGGCGTCCTCGGCATCATGGGCATGCAGGCCCTCGCCGCGCTCGCCGTCTGGGCCTACTTCCGGCGCGACCGGATGGGCCTCTCGGCCGCCCGGGTCGTCTGGGCGCCGCTGATCTCCTGCGCCGGACTCGCCCTGCTCACCGTCCTCGCCGTGGTCCACTTCGACCTGCTCACCGGCCGCACCGGCGCCGTGAACACGGCCCTCCTGGTGCCGCTGCCCGTGGTCCTGGCGGCCGGCCTCCTCGTGGCCCTCCGCATCCGGCGCCGGGACCCCGAGCGGTACGCCTCGCTCACGACGGTGGACGTGGAGCGGGACTGA
- a CDS encoding amidohydrolase, with protein sequence MSEASAPPRPTALLGATLPDGRTADVHLRDGRVSAVETHVPGRPTPPGALHLGGALLLPALVDGHAHLDKTLLGAPWRPHRATATLQEQIAAERESRHTEEVPVAERAAALARRMVSLGTGHVRSHVDVDPDTGLDHLHALLDVREKFRDRLGIQLVAFPQSGVVTAPGVAELLDAALADGADLVGGLDPVGFDGDAAGQLDTVFGLAERHGKGIDLHLHDGGETGTAQLRDIAARTAALGLGGKVAVSHAYALGGVDDTELDRTATALAAAGVAIMTNGPSGPVPPVLRLREHGVRVFAGSDNIRDTWWPYGTADMLERATIIGLRTGLMTDPELSLAASLVTGEAAAALGLTDYGLAPGARADLVAVAAGSVPEAVAAHPRRLLVLHAGNIVGPFADDTYPSLVPSAGAPA encoded by the coding sequence ATGAGCGAGGCCTCCGCCCCGCCCAGGCCCACCGCCCTCCTCGGGGCCACCCTCCCCGACGGCCGCACCGCCGACGTCCATCTCCGGGACGGCCGGGTGAGCGCCGTCGAGACGCACGTCCCCGGCCGCCCCACCCCGCCCGGCGCGCTCCACCTCGGCGGCGCCCTGCTGCTGCCCGCCCTCGTCGACGGCCACGCCCACCTCGACAAGACCCTCCTCGGCGCCCCCTGGCGCCCGCACCGGGCCACCGCGACCCTGCAGGAGCAGATCGCCGCCGAGCGGGAGTCCCGGCACACCGAGGAGGTGCCCGTCGCCGAACGGGCCGCCGCCCTCGCCCGCCGGATGGTCTCCCTCGGCACCGGACACGTCCGCTCCCACGTCGACGTCGACCCCGACACCGGCCTCGACCACCTGCACGCCCTCCTCGACGTCCGCGAGAAGTTCCGCGACCGGCTCGGCATCCAGCTCGTCGCCTTCCCGCAGTCCGGCGTCGTCACCGCGCCCGGCGTCGCCGAACTCCTCGACGCCGCCCTCGCCGACGGCGCCGACCTCGTCGGCGGCCTCGACCCCGTGGGCTTCGACGGCGACGCCGCCGGCCAGCTCGACACCGTCTTCGGACTCGCCGAGCGCCACGGCAAGGGCATCGACCTGCACCTCCACGACGGCGGCGAGACCGGCACCGCCCAGCTGCGGGACATCGCCGCCCGCACCGCCGCCCTCGGCCTCGGCGGCAAGGTCGCCGTCAGCCACGCCTACGCCCTCGGCGGCGTCGACGACACCGAACTCGACCGGACCGCCACCGCCCTCGCCGCCGCCGGCGTCGCGATCATGACCAACGGCCCGAGCGGCCCCGTACCGCCCGTCCTCCGGCTGCGCGAGCACGGCGTCCGGGTCTTCGCGGGCTCCGACAACATCCGCGACACCTGGTGGCCCTACGGCACCGCCGACATGCTCGAACGCGCCACGATCATCGGCCTCAGGACCGGGCTCATGACCGACCCCGAACTGTCCCTCGCCGCCTCCCTCGTCACCGGCGAGGCCGCCGCCGCCCTCGGCCTCACCGACTACGGCCTCGCCCCCGGCGCCCGCGCCGACCTCGTCGCCGTCGCCGCCGGTTCCGTCCCCGAGGCCGTCGCCGCCCACCCCCGCCGGCTCCTCGTGCTGCACGCCGGAAACATCGTCGGACCCTTCGCCGACGACACCTACCCCTCGCTCGTCCCGTCCGCCGGAGCGCCCGCATGA
- a CDS encoding GntR family transcriptional regulator gives MTTPRPTGRGTAIGDTHLSLRERVYVELRERIIEGEYPAGLRLVEREIADELRVSRVPVREAMQRLESEGFLSVQPRRGSVVAEFGPEDAEYLFDVRENLEGLAARLAARHASPERLRDLERLLARGRKAAESGRLREAVSLNADFHRRIVELSGNPLLVDLMTPLDSRLRRLFRLTSAQADGEPMCGAHERLYEAVRDRDEDGAEALARAHVADTRASTQRLLAALPDAPRGPA, from the coding sequence ATGACCACCCCCCGCCCCACCGGCCGCGGCACCGCGATCGGGGACACCCACCTGTCCCTGCGGGAGCGGGTGTACGTGGAGCTGCGCGAGCGGATCATCGAGGGCGAGTACCCGGCGGGGCTGCGGCTCGTGGAGCGGGAGATCGCCGACGAGTTGCGGGTCTCCCGGGTGCCGGTGCGCGAGGCGATGCAGCGCCTGGAGTCGGAGGGCTTCCTCTCGGTGCAGCCGCGTCGGGGCTCGGTGGTCGCGGAGTTCGGCCCGGAGGACGCCGAGTACCTCTTCGACGTCCGGGAGAACCTGGAGGGCCTGGCCGCGCGGCTCGCCGCCCGGCACGCGAGCCCCGAGCGGCTGCGGGACCTGGAGCGGCTCCTGGCGCGGGGCCGGAAGGCGGCGGAGTCCGGGCGGCTCCGCGAGGCCGTCTCGCTCAACGCCGACTTCCACCGCCGGATCGTCGAGCTCTCCGGGAACCCGCTCCTGGTGGACCTCATGACCCCGCTCGACTCCCGGCTGCGCCGTCTCTTCCGGCTCACCTCGGCGCAGGCGGACGGCGAGCCGATGTGCGGGGCGCACGAGCGGCTCTACGAGGCGGTCCGCGACCGCGACGAGGACGGCGCGGAGGCCCTGGCCCGCGCCCACGTGGCCGACACCCGCGCCTCGACGCAGCGCCTGCTCGCGGCGCTGCCCGACGCGCCCCGGGGTCCCGCCTAG
- a CDS encoding 5-dehydro-4-deoxyglucarate dehydratase yields the protein MTTAPLAGRLDGLLFFPVTAFAPDGSVDLATFRAHVRAGVDTGAAAVFACCGTGEFHALTPEEFRDCVAAAVEETAGRVPVVAGTGYGTALAVRYARLAEEAGADGLLAMPPYLVVADQAGLLRHYTELAAATSLDVIVYQRDNAVLTPDTAVALARTDGVIGLKDGLGDLGLMQRIISAVRAAGLDLLYFNGLPTAELTGAAYRGIGVTLYSSAVFCFAPALALAYHRALASGDDATVNLLVDGFYRPLVELRAQGRGYAVSLVKAAVRMEGLDVGPVRPPLSEPAPEHLHALARLVERGRALVKELGA from the coding sequence GTGACCACTGCCCCGCTCGCCGGCCGCCTCGACGGCCTGCTGTTCTTCCCCGTCACCGCCTTCGCACCCGACGGCTCCGTCGACCTCGCCACCTTCCGCGCCCACGTCCGTGCCGGCGTCGACACGGGCGCGGCGGCCGTCTTCGCCTGCTGCGGCACCGGCGAGTTCCACGCCCTCACCCCCGAGGAGTTCCGGGACTGCGTCGCCGCCGCCGTCGAGGAGACCGCGGGCCGCGTCCCCGTCGTCGCCGGCACCGGCTACGGCACCGCCCTCGCCGTCCGGTACGCGCGCCTCGCCGAGGAGGCCGGCGCCGACGGGCTCCTCGCCATGCCCCCGTACCTCGTCGTCGCCGACCAGGCCGGGCTGCTCCGCCACTACACCGAACTCGCCGCCGCCACCTCGCTCGACGTCATCGTCTACCAGCGGGACAACGCCGTCCTCACCCCCGACACCGCCGTCGCCCTCGCCCGCACCGACGGCGTCATCGGTCTCAAGGACGGCCTCGGCGACCTCGGCCTGATGCAGCGGATCATCAGCGCCGTCCGCGCCGCAGGGCTCGACCTGCTCTACTTCAACGGCCTGCCGACCGCCGAACTCACCGGCGCCGCCTACCGGGGCATCGGCGTCACCCTCTACTCCTCCGCCGTCTTCTGCTTCGCCCCCGCCCTCGCCCTCGCCTACCACCGGGCCCTCGCCTCCGGCGACGACGCCACCGTCAACCTGCTGGTCGACGGCTTCTACCGGCCGCTCGTCGAACTCCGCGCCCAGGGCCGGGGATACGCCGTCTCGCTCGTCAAGGCGGCGGTACGCATGGAGGGCCTCGACGTCGGCCCGGTGCGGCCCCCGCTCAGCGAGCCCGCCCCCGAGCACCTCCACGCGCTCGCCCGGCTCGTCGAGCGCGGCCGCGCCCTGGTGAAGGAACTCGGCGCGTGA
- a CDS encoding NAD-dependent epimerase/dehydratase family protein yields MTAPRTVLLTGAAGGVGTLMRELLPPYGHELRLLDVAPVPGAPDAITADLADRAALRDAVRGVDAIMHLAGISLEADFDKIMAANIAGTHHLYEAAREEGVRRVVFASSNHAVGFTRRPREGEPPIPVDTPHRPDTFYGLSKCFGEDLAQLYWDLHGIETVSLRIGSCFPEPTSVRMLSIWLSPADCARLLHAALTAEDVAHTLVYGSSANTRACWDLSTARALGYAPEDDSEAYAEKLIAEKGLPAEGSADDLYLGGHFCVDPPRWPH; encoded by the coding sequence ATGACCGCACCCCGCACCGTCCTGCTCACCGGCGCCGCCGGGGGCGTCGGCACCCTGATGCGGGAGCTGCTGCCCCCGTACGGCCACGAGCTCCGTCTCCTCGACGTCGCCCCCGTCCCCGGCGCCCCGGACGCGATCACCGCCGACCTCGCGGACCGCGCGGCGCTGCGCGATGCCGTCCGGGGCGTCGACGCGATCATGCACCTGGCGGGCATCTCCCTGGAGGCCGACTTCGACAAGATCATGGCCGCCAACATCGCCGGCACGCACCACCTCTACGAGGCCGCCCGCGAGGAGGGCGTCCGGCGCGTGGTCTTCGCCTCCAGCAACCACGCGGTCGGCTTCACCCGGCGCCCGCGCGAGGGCGAGCCGCCGATCCCGGTCGACACCCCGCACCGGCCCGACACCTTCTACGGCCTCTCCAAGTGCTTCGGCGAGGACCTGGCCCAGCTCTACTGGGACCTGCACGGGATCGAGACGGTCTCCCTCCGCATCGGCTCCTGCTTCCCGGAGCCCACCTCGGTACGGATGCTCTCGATCTGGCTCAGCCCCGCCGACTGCGCCCGTCTCCTGCACGCCGCCCTCACCGCCGAGGACGTGGCCCACACCCTCGTGTACGGCTCCTCAGCCAACACGCGCGCGTGCTGGGACCTCTCCACGGCCCGGGCGCTCGGCTACGCGCCGGAGGACGACTCGGAGGCGTACGCGGAGAAGCTGATCGCCGAGAAGGGCCTCCCGGCCGAGGGCAGCGCGGACGATCTCTACCTGGGCGGCCACTTCTGCGTGGACCCGCCCCGCTGGCCGCACTGA
- a CDS encoding AraC family transcriptional regulator produces the protein MGSVGAARGAGAVGGSSFRTDDVDAAREELDARYYANRMAVVDRERRPFAARFDTVALGPLVIGDLSCGADVRMSFGELGAYHLNAPLSGRMEMRQGGRSPIVATSSDALLLDPAGDTFLDRWSGDCRTLSVKVGAAELRDRLEQLMGRAPRGPLAFAPRLDITRGPGLSWVRFARQVAAEALAGEGLATHELVARPLQEALLNGLLLAAEHPWREALAHPGEARRPAPVKRAMDAVRERPEHPFTTTELAALARVSVRRLQESFREYVGMSPMAYVREVRLDRVREELRAAAPDEVSVSEVAWRWGFAHQGRFAARYREKFGESPSGTLRAGR, from the coding sequence ATGGGGAGTGTGGGGGCCGCGCGCGGCGCGGGTGCTGTGGGCGGGAGCTCGTTCCGGACGGACGACGTGGACGCGGCGCGCGAGGAGCTCGACGCGCGCTACTACGCGAACCGGATGGCCGTCGTCGACCGGGAGCGGCGGCCCTTCGCCGCCCGCTTCGACACGGTGGCGCTCGGGCCGCTGGTCATCGGCGACCTCAGCTGCGGCGCCGACGTCCGGATGAGCTTCGGCGAGCTCGGCGCGTACCACCTGAACGCGCCGCTCAGCGGCAGGATGGAGATGCGCCAGGGCGGCCGCTCCCCGATCGTCGCGACGTCCAGTGACGCGCTGCTGCTCGACCCGGCCGGGGACACCTTCCTCGACCGCTGGAGCGGGGACTGCCGGACCCTGTCCGTGAAGGTCGGCGCGGCCGAGCTGCGCGACCGCCTCGAACAGCTGATGGGCCGGGCACCGCGCGGCCCGCTGGCCTTCGCGCCCCGCCTGGACATCACGCGCGGTCCCGGCCTCAGCTGGGTCCGCTTCGCCCGCCAGGTCGCGGCCGAGGCGCTCGCCGGGGAGGGGCTCGCCACGCACGAGCTGGTCGCCAGGCCCTTGCAGGAGGCCCTGCTCAACGGGCTGCTCCTGGCCGCCGAGCACCCCTGGCGCGAGGCGCTCGCCCATCCCGGGGAGGCGCGGCGCCCGGCCCCGGTCAAGCGCGCGATGGACGCGGTGCGGGAGCGCCCCGAGCACCCGTTCACGACCACCGAACTCGCCGCCCTGGCCCGGGTGAGCGTCCGCCGCCTCCAGGAGTCCTTCCGGGAGTACGTGGGGATGTCGCCGATGGCGTACGTGCGGGAGGTCCGCCTCGACCGGGTCCGCGAGGAGCTGCGGGCGGCCGCACCGGACGAGGTGAGCGTGAGCGAGGTGGCCTGGCGCTGGGGTTTCGCCCACCAGGGGCGGTTCGCGGCCCGCTACCGGGAGAAGTTCGGCGAGTCGCCGTCCGGGACGCTCCGGGCGGGCCGCTGA
- a CDS encoding TerD family protein, whose translation MTAMTPGSNIPLTAARVAVDVAAPVRLDVSGLLLGANGKVRSDDDFIFYNQPAGPGVTYRSGGGTAPDAILVDTGALPAGIERIVVTASPDAAGQTFQGIEPTATIRNADDGAVIATFTPPQLATETALVVVEIYLRNGAWKARAVGQGYANGLAGIATDFGVSVDDEPAAAPAPTPVAPPVPPAPPAAAPVDPRIAAQAPPAPAAAPAAGPVSTGKINLDKGRVSLQKNQTVSLVKGGRPLLSQVKMGLGWEPAYRGKDIDLDASVIAYGPQRNHLDSCYFGKLTILGGSVKHSGDNLTGEGAGDDEVITVDLGRLPADATGLVFTVNSFSGQKFTEVAKAYCRLIDAATGEELVRFDLTSAEPQTGVMMAKLIKQFSGEWEMTAMGEFVKSRTVRGMVKPAAQAL comes from the coding sequence ATGACCGCTATGACCCCCGGCTCGAACATCCCTCTCACCGCCGCGCGCGTGGCGGTGGACGTGGCCGCCCCCGTGCGGCTCGACGTCTCGGGCCTGCTGCTCGGCGCCAACGGCAAGGTGCGCTCGGACGACGACTTCATCTTCTACAACCAGCCGGCCGGGCCCGGTGTCACCTACCGCTCCGGCGGCGGGACCGCGCCCGACGCGATCCTGGTGGACACCGGCGCCCTCCCCGCCGGCATCGAGCGGATCGTCGTCACCGCGAGCCCGGACGCCGCCGGCCAGACCTTCCAGGGCATCGAGCCCACGGCCACCATCCGGAACGCGGACGACGGCGCCGTGATCGCCACGTTCACGCCGCCGCAGCTGGCCACGGAGACGGCGCTCGTGGTCGTCGAGATCTATCTGCGCAACGGCGCGTGGAAGGCCCGCGCGGTGGGCCAGGGGTACGCGAACGGGCTGGCCGGCATCGCGACCGACTTCGGCGTCTCGGTGGACGACGAGCCCGCCGCCGCCCCGGCGCCGACACCCGTCGCCCCGCCGGTGCCGCCCGCGCCGCCGGCCGCCGCGCCGGTGGACCCGCGCATCGCGGCCCAGGCGCCGCCGGCCCCGGCCGCTGCCCCTGCCGCGGGCCCTGTCTCCACGGGCAAGATCAACCTCGACAAGGGCCGGGTCAGCCTCCAGAAGAACCAGACGGTGTCCCTGGTCAAGGGCGGCCGGCCGCTGCTCTCGCAGGTCAAGATGGGCCTCGGCTGGGAGCCCGCCTACCGGGGCAAGGACATCGATCTGGACGCCTCCGTCATCGCGTACGGCCCGCAGCGCAACCACCTGGACAGCTGCTACTTCGGCAAGCTGACCATCCTGGGCGGCTCGGTCAAGCACTCCGGCGACAACCTCACCGGCGAGGGCGCCGGCGACGACGAGGTGATCACGGTCGACCTCGGCCGTCTCCCCGCCGACGCCACCGGCCTGGTCTTCACGGTCAACTCCTTCTCCGGCCAGAAGTTCACCGAGGTCGCCAAGGCCTACTGCCGGCTGATCGACGCGGCGACGGGCGAGGAGCTGGTCCGCTTCGACCTCACCTCCGCCGAGCCGCAGACCGGCGTGATGATGGCCAAGCTGATCAAGCAGTTCTCCGGCGAGTGGGAGATGACGGCGATGGGCGAGTTCGTGAAGTCGCGGACCGTCCGGGGCATGGTGAAGCCGGCCGCCCAGGCGCTCTGA
- a CDS encoding 1-aminocyclopropane-1-carboxylate deaminase has translation MPITDFDRYPLLFGPSPVHPLERLTHHLGGATLWAKREDCNSGVAYGGNKTRKLEYLVADALAQGCDTLVSIGGVQSNHTRQVAAVAARAGLACVLVQESWVDWPDSVYDKVGNILISRLAGADVRLVKAGFGIGFKESWEQALREVEEGGGKPYAIPAGASDHRLGGLGFANWAYEVAEQERELGVLFDTVVVCSVTGSTQAGMVAGFAALAEEGGPARRIIGIDASAKPVPTHEQITRIARDTAALIGVEREVTAADVELDERYHAGVYGIPDETTLDAMRLAARTEGMVTDPVYEGKSMAGLVDLVGRGEIGRDSTVLYAHLGGQPALNAYSALF, from the coding sequence TTGCCGATCACCGACTTCGACCGCTACCCGCTCCTCTTCGGGCCCTCCCCGGTCCACCCGCTCGAACGGCTCACCCATCACCTCGGCGGCGCCACCCTCTGGGCCAAGCGCGAGGACTGCAACTCCGGTGTCGCGTACGGCGGGAACAAGACCCGCAAGCTGGAGTACCTGGTCGCCGACGCCCTCGCCCAGGGCTGCGACACCCTCGTCTCGATCGGCGGGGTCCAGTCCAACCACACCCGCCAGGTCGCCGCCGTCGCCGCCCGCGCGGGACTCGCGTGCGTCCTCGTCCAGGAGAGCTGGGTCGACTGGCCCGACTCCGTCTACGACAAGGTCGGCAACATCCTGATCAGCCGCCTCGCGGGCGCCGACGTGCGCCTGGTGAAGGCCGGGTTCGGCATCGGCTTCAAGGAGAGCTGGGAGCAGGCCCTGCGGGAGGTCGAGGAGGGCGGCGGGAAGCCGTACGCGATCCCGGCGGGCGCCTCCGACCACCGGCTCGGCGGGCTCGGCTTCGCGAACTGGGCGTACGAGGTGGCCGAGCAGGAGCGGGAGCTCGGCGTCCTCTTCGACACGGTCGTCGTCTGCTCGGTGACCGGCTCCACCCAGGCCGGCATGGTCGCGGGCTTCGCCGCGCTCGCCGAGGAGGGCGGACCGGCCCGCCGGATCATCGGGATCGACGCCTCGGCGAAGCCCGTACCGACGCACGAGCAGATCACCCGGATCGCCCGGGACACCGCCGCCCTCATCGGCGTCGAGCGCGAGGTGACGGCGGCCGACGTCGAGCTGGACGAGCGCTACCACGCCGGGGTGTACGGCATCCCGGACGAGACCACCCTCGACGCGATGCGGCTGGCCGCCCGCACCGAGGGCATGGTCACCGACCCCGTCTACGAGGGGAAGTCGATGGCGGGTCTGGTCGATCTGGTGGGCCGGGGAGAGATCGGCCGGGACTCGACCGTGCTCTACGCCCACCTCGGCGGCCAGCCCGCCCTCAACGCCTACAGCGCGCTGTTCTGA
- a CDS encoding GntR family transcriptional regulator — translation MDALRPVGRTLLRDRAYEALREAIVRGDLAPGASLKDADLADRLGLSRAPVREALARLGDEGLVESKPQSYTRVTRPVSRVVRDAASVVRVMHELTARTGVPLLGPEGIRTMREANERFAAAVRASDVEAALHADDELHEVLVVASGNHAAAATIARYTPLIRRVERRLFGDAGSCGSAELHARLIDACAAGDAEAAVRVTTEIWAALEQLADDAIEVAEVTGIPAPSSAPGESPAP, via the coding sequence ATGGACGCTCTGCGGCCCGTGGGCCGGACCCTGCTGCGTGACCGGGCGTACGAGGCGCTGCGCGAGGCCATCGTGCGCGGCGACCTCGCGCCCGGCGCGTCGCTGAAGGACGCCGATCTCGCCGACCGCCTCGGGCTCTCGCGCGCACCCGTGCGCGAGGCCCTGGCCCGGCTCGGCGACGAAGGGCTCGTCGAGTCCAAGCCCCAGAGCTACACCCGGGTCACCCGGCCCGTCAGCCGGGTCGTCCGGGACGCCGCCTCGGTGGTGCGGGTGATGCACGAGCTCACCGCCAGGACCGGTGTCCCGCTGCTCGGCCCCGAGGGCATCCGGACGATGCGCGAGGCCAACGAGCGCTTCGCCGCGGCCGTCCGCGCCTCCGACGTCGAGGCCGCGCTCCACGCCGACGACGAGCTCCACGAGGTCCTCGTCGTCGCCAGCGGCAACCACGCCGCCGCCGCCACGATCGCCCGCTACACCCCCCTGATCCGCCGCGTCGAGCGGCGTCTCTTCGGCGACGCCGGGAGCTGCGGATCGGCCGAACTGCACGCCCGGCTCATCGACGCGTGCGCGGCGGGGGACGCGGAGGCGGCGGTGCGGGTCACCACGGAGATCTGGGCCGCCCTGGAGCAGCTCGCGGACGACGCCATCGAGGTGGCCGAGGTCACGGGCATCCCCGCGCCCTCCTCGGCACCGGGGGAGTCCCCGGCTCCGTAG